One genomic segment of Streptomyces sp. NBC_00239 includes these proteins:
- the stsB gene encoding StsB family radical SAM/SPASM domain sactipeptide maturase — protein MKLLDLWDDLSVPEDLVYFTNDGDRLVTNPETAAWCVLTEQENRLLQSLARRGPRPGPGAEESAAAERTLGRLVLNWLVYLPGRRPAIREPNPQLTTVYYAITDGCNLRCPYCYASSEKALPGELTTAESLDLVDQIADMGVQQLIFTGGEPMLRKDLFHIVRHARERGLAVNMITNGTVIRRPETAREIAELFNLVTVSVDGGTAEMHERTRGKGTFARTAQGLKLLNEAGVVPVINHVVTPDNVDLLDRLAEFAGGLDIRQVRLMNHSDLGRAETDGYDFGWQDYQKILDFMWTHPLAENLLPDGPKASKPCSIKGNCGMGGNEIYVNSLGSVYPCKLVTEKQHLAGNVKRQPLAEIFAHPALADMRRNSVYAGDNLQDCRQCYIRGACGGGCRAYHMAETGDVHRNGRHLCRVLRRNMIAGFWQATGVTGARLKEAQEELMLPRLVRDDSVHPVHEDWKTAERRLLPLAN, from the coding sequence ATGAAGCTGCTGGACCTGTGGGACGACCTGAGCGTCCCCGAAGACCTGGTGTACTTCACGAACGACGGGGACCGCCTGGTCACCAACCCCGAAACGGCAGCCTGGTGTGTCCTCACCGAGCAGGAGAACCGGCTGCTCCAGTCACTGGCCCGGCGCGGACCGCGGCCCGGCCCCGGCGCCGAGGAAAGCGCCGCCGCCGAGCGCACCCTGGGCAGACTGGTCCTCAACTGGCTGGTCTACCTCCCCGGCCGGCGCCCGGCGATCCGTGAGCCCAACCCGCAGCTCACCACCGTCTATTACGCGATCACCGACGGCTGCAACCTGCGCTGCCCCTACTGTTACGCCTCGTCCGAAAAGGCCCTGCCGGGCGAGCTGACCACCGCCGAGTCGCTCGACCTGGTCGACCAGATCGCCGACATGGGCGTGCAGCAGCTGATCTTCACCGGCGGCGAGCCGATGCTGCGCAAGGACCTCTTCCACATCGTCCGCCACGCCAGAGAGCGCGGACTGGCCGTCAACATGATCACCAACGGCACGGTCATCCGCCGCCCCGAGACCGCGCGGGAGATCGCCGAGCTGTTCAACCTGGTCACCGTCAGCGTGGACGGCGGCACGGCGGAAATGCACGAACGCACCCGCGGCAAGGGCACGTTCGCCCGCACCGCCCAGGGACTCAAGCTGCTGAACGAAGCAGGCGTGGTCCCGGTCATCAACCACGTCGTCACCCCGGACAACGTCGATCTGCTCGACCGGCTCGCGGAGTTCGCCGGCGGCCTCGACATCCGCCAGGTGCGCCTGATGAACCACTCCGACCTGGGACGCGCGGAGACCGACGGCTACGACTTCGGCTGGCAGGACTACCAGAAGATCCTCGACTTCATGTGGACCCACCCGCTCGCCGAGAACCTGCTGCCCGACGGCCCCAAGGCCAGCAAGCCCTGCTCGATCAAGGGCAACTGCGGCATGGGCGGCAACGAGATCTACGTCAACTCCCTCGGCAGCGTCTACCCGTGCAAGCTCGTCACCGAGAAGCAGCACCTCGCCGGCAACGTCAAACGCCAGCCCCTCGCGGAGATCTTCGCGCACCCCGCCCTCGCCGACATGCGGCGCAACAGCGTCTACGCCGGCGACAACCTCCAGGACTGCCGGCAGTGCTACATCCGCGGCGCCTGCGGGGGCGGCTGCCGCGCCTACCACATGGCCGAGACCGGCGACGTGCACCGCAACGGCCGCCACCTCTGCCGGGTCCTGCGCCGCAACATGATCGCCGGCTTCTGGCAGGCCACCGGCGTCACCGGCGCCCGGCTCAAGGAGGCACAGGAGGAGCTGATGCTGCCCCGCCTGGTACGCGACGACTCCGTCCACCCCGTGCACGAGGACTGGAAGACAGCCGAGCGGCGCCTGCTCCCGCTCGCCAACTGA
- a CDS encoding PqqD family protein, giving the protein MRYRIDPEVVWTPSQDEVRLYSARTGEFQTLNSTAAQIWLGISENGSAEDTAAELAVRYGADSPAQRALITRDIEEFVTRLVAQGLLEEESGAARA; this is encoded by the coding sequence ATGCGTTACCGGATCGACCCCGAGGTCGTGTGGACCCCCTCCCAGGACGAGGTCCGTCTCTACTCGGCCCGCACCGGGGAATTCCAGACCCTCAACAGCACCGCCGCCCAAATCTGGCTGGGCATCTCGGAGAACGGCTCCGCCGAGGACACCGCCGCCGAACTCGCCGTCCGCTACGGCGCCGACAGCCCCGCGCAGCGGGCGCTGATCACGCGCGACATCGAGGAGTTCGTCACGCGGCTGGTCGCCCAGGGACTCCTCGAGGAGGAGTCCGGTGCAGCACGTGCGTGA